The proteins below come from a single Portunus trituberculatus isolate SZX2019 chromosome 34, ASM1759143v1, whole genome shotgun sequence genomic window:
- the LOC123512609 gene encoding kinesin-like protein KIF28P — translation MKGNITTVTNPDDSADVKSFTYDYSYWSFDGCKEEPNGYFAKQSPNSKYADQNTVYNDLGGGVLANAWACYNSTLFAYGQTGSGKSWSVIGYGSNKGKK, via the exons ATGAAAGGAAATATCACCACGGTCACCAACCCTGATGACTCGGCCGATGTCAAGTCCTTCACCTACGACTACTCTTACTGGAGCTTTGACGGCTGCAAGGAGGAGCCAAATGGCTACTTTGCCAAGCAGTCACCCAACTCCAAGTATGCtgatcag AACACGGTGTACAATGATCTGGGAGGTGGAGTCTTAGCAAACGCCTGGGCTTGTTATAACTCCACACTGTTCGCTTATGGGCAGACAGGCTCGGGAAAATCTTGGTCTGTCATTGGATATGGAtccaataaaggtaaaaaataa